A window of Candidatus Dormiibacterota bacterium genomic DNA:
GTGTTCCTGGTGCTCCAGCCCGATACGTACACTCTGAGCGTCAATAAGGACGGATATCAGAGCGTGTCTATTGCGGGCACGACTGTTCTCGCCGACCAGACGCAGCAGGTCACGGTCATCACGCCGCGCGCGATCCACGTGATCGCGACCGAGCGGACGACTGCGTCCAATCTCGTCAAACCCGGTGTCGGCGGCGACATCTACAACGTCACGCCGGCGCAGCAGCAAGCGTCTGCAGCACTCGGCGGCGGCGGTAACCTGAACAGCGCCTACTCGGCCATCGCGTCGGTTCCGGGTCTCTACGTCCCGACCGGCGGCGCCGGCTGGAACCAGATGGTCGTCGTGCGCGGCGAACTGCCGTGGACGACCGGCTTCGAGTATGACGGCGTTCCGGTCAACCGCGCGTTCGACCAGTACAACAGTTCGACCGAATCGAGCTTGGGTCTGCAAGAGCTGCAGATCTACACGGGCGGCGGTCCGGTCAGCGTCTCATCGAACGGCATCTCCGGATTCATCAACCAGGTCATCAAGACCGGTACGTATCCGGGCTTCGCTTCGATCAACGCCGGCATCGCTACCGAGGCCTTCTATCACCAGGCGCAGTTCGAGGCGGGCGGCGCAACGCCGGACCGCAACTTCTCGTACTACGTCGGCATCAGCGGCTACAACCAGGCCTTCCGCAACGTCGACCAACAGAACGGCGGAACACTCGCGACGCCGGGCTCGGTCTACGACTCGTATGCGGGCATGTTTGCATTCCTCAATACGCCATCGGGTCAAGGCGTAATTGGACTCTGCAACCCGAACCAGGGCTTCTTCAGCGGCAATGCCGTTCCGGCGACGTCGCACGCCTTCGACTGCTTCTCGCATGCCGGTCCGTTCGACGGCGGCACGTTCCTCACCGATCGTGAAAACGTCGTCAACCTCCATCTCGGCGTTCCGCGCCGCGACGGCCAGAAGGATGACTTTCAGATCCTCTGGAGCGACTCGGCGATGCAGACCTTCTTCAACAACTCGCCGATCGACAACGGCCCCGGCGTTGCGCAGTACACGCTGAACAACACCGGCAACGTCTATGCAGCCGGCGTAAACTATCCGGCATATAGCGACGCGACGACCTACAATCTGCCTTTCGGCTCACAGGTGAACGCGGGAACGGGCGGCGTGGGAACGCCGTACCAGTACTACTACCAGCCGAACAGCCCAGAAAATCGGGCGTTCATGGCGCCGCTCATGCCGAATCACCAAGATCTCTACCACAACGACGTCGGCATCGGGAAGCTGCAGTGGACGCATCCCTTCAGCGACAGCGCGTATATGCGTATCTACGCCTATACGATGTTCACCGACTGGAACGAAGACGGTCAGAACTCGGCCTACGGGTACGACTTCGGTACCGGTTCCGTCGTTTCGCCTGACTACGACCTCATCACGCACACGGGCGGTGCGTCGATTACGCTCGCCGATCAGATCAACGATGCGAACCTCATTCAGTTCACCGCAAACTACGTGACGGCGACGACGAGTCGCTGGAATAACACCGGGTTCATCCCCGCGACGTACGCGGATGCGTTTACCTTTACGAACGCCTCGTGCCCCGGGGGCGCGGGCAACTTCCGAGCGCCTGGGTACGGACCAAATCCGGCGTGCTCTAATGCCAAGAGTTCGCCGATCGGCCTCGTCTCCCAAAGCGGCGGCACCTACACGTGCTGGACCACGGGAATGACGCCGACGCCGTGTTACAACGCGACCATCGGCAACGCATATGGTAACGCGACCACCGGCGAGCCGGCGATCAGCGGTGCAGCCTTGGCCGCGGGAGCGAAGTACATCACGCTCTGGCAAGGCAACGCGTCGGCTTCCTGGAACCAAGTCGAGCCGGCGTTCTACAACGTCAATCTCTCGGACCAGTGGCGTCCGAACGACAAGTGGCTCTTCCAAGTTGCGGGCCGCTACGACAACTACAACTACATCCTGCCGAATACGAGCAATCCGCAAAACGCGTTCTATGCTCAGATTCTCGCGCGATACGCGTGCGTGAATCCGGCGACCAATCACCCGAAGCTCACGCCGCTAGGGCCGGGCGCGTTTCCGCCTCCGTCGCCGGTATTGACCGCCGGCTCATGTGGGCCCGGGTACGTCCATCCGGACGGCATCGGCAGCGATCCGCTCTTCACGGACGCCTCGCCGTCGCACTACGACATAAGCTACTGGTCGGCTCGCGGCTCCGCGACCTACCAGTCGGATCCGAACACGGTTTGGCGCTTCTCGGCCGGCCGCTACACTGAGCCTCCGCTCACGGCCGCCGTCCAGTACTACAACTCGTCCGGAAACAACCTCGGTCAGTGGGCGAACTTCCTCGGCTTCGGGTTCCTCTCGCCGTTCCACCCGCTTCCGGGTGAGACATCGGCGCAGTACGACCTGTCGCTCGAGCACCACTTCGCCAACACGAACTGGTCGTTCAAGCTGACGCCGTTCTACTCGTACTCGTCGAACTGGGAGCAGCAGTCGTTCATCGGCGCGGGATACGTCACGCAAGTCCCCGTCGGTGTCTACCGCAGCTACGGCGTGGAGTTCGCACTCCAAGCAGGCGACTTCGCGCAGCAGGGCCTCTCCGGCATGCTGACCTTCACGTACACCAACGCGGCCGTGAGGTACCAGCCGCTGCTCGGACAAGACCAGGCGCAGCAGTATAACTCGGCGATCGGCGCCTTCAACTGCTACACCGGCGCGTACTACGCGGCGAATACGGCGTTCTGTAACAAGAACTACCCGAACCTCCAGACCGCAGGCGGTGCCGCACCGTGCTACACGGCCGGCTTTGCATCGGCGTGCACGGGCGCCGCGTCGAATACCATCCTCAACCCGTACTACACGATGTCGGCGCAGCCGTATATCGATCCGAACGGTTGGTACCAAGCTTCGCAGCTGGCGCAGCCGCTCTACTTCGGATCGGCAAACGGCGTCTACGCGACGAGTTACTCGTCGCCGTATGTCGCCAACCTGATCCTCAACTGGCGCATGGGCAAACTCGCCATCACGCCAAGCTTGCAGTATCAGGCGGGCGTCTACTACGGATCGCCGATGGACGCTCAGGGCATCGACCCGCTGTCGTGCCCCGTGAACCAAAGCCCTGCGGGCACGAACACGGCAACCACGAACAGCCCGTACTCCTGCGACTACACGACGGCCGGTATCGCCGGCATCTCGCCGTGGGGTTACCTGTACGTCCCGAATCCGCAGACCGGCAAGTTTGCGGGAATCGGAGCCTATCAGGAGCCGAGCATCGTGGTCGGCAACATTCAGGCGACCTACGACCTCTCGCCGAAGATCCGTCTGACGTTGACGGCCGCATCGCTCTGGCACACCTGCTTCGGCGGGACGCATGAGCCGTGGACCACTGCCGCTCCGGCAGGCGTCCACACCTGCGGCTACTTCCCGAACGGCAACTACGTCGGTGGCGTGCCGGGCGAAGGGTGGTACGTTGGCGACAGCCCGAACGCCGCGACGAACGGCGTGACCCCGCTTCCGTGGGAACTGCAGTCGTACGCTCCGAACGCCACGAACAACGTGGGCTCCAGCGGATACCTGCCGTTCAACCTCTACATCCAGGCGCAGATTCACCTCTAAGCCTGATGCGGAGTCGCAAACGGTAAGCGACTGAAAACGCGAAACCCGAAGGCCCCGAGCAATCGCTCGGGGCCTTCATCGTGCCGCGCGAGAGCCACGCGCCCTTGCGATCGCTACGGTTCGGCGTGAAAGGCAGCTGTGATATACTGCCGAGGAGAACGAGGGTGGTTCAGTTGATGGAGACACGCATGTCGCGCTTAGAGGGCGCTTACGAACAGACTGCCGATCGACTGAACTCGATGGACGGGCGCCTCAGTTCCATCGACGGCAAGATCGACACCCGGTACGACGCGCTCGACCACAAGATCGATACCCGGTACGGCGCGCTCGACCACAAGATCGACGTGAAGTTCAATCTCCTGGCGGGAATGCTCGCAAGCTCCTGGATCACAATCATCCTGGCCGTGCTCTTCCATCGCTAGCGTGACGCGCTACGGCTACTACTGCGAAGATTGCAACAAGGCAATCTATCCGACGACCACGCGCGCGGAGCTGGCATGGCTCAAAGATCGCGCGCATATCGCGCGCGAGGTCGCGCGACACTCGGGCGGCGGCCTCGATCATTGGATGAGTGAAGGCCTCGCCTTTCTCGACGAGCACGCCGACCACAGCGTTATCACTATCGAGAAGCGGTAACGCTTAGCTCTTCGACAGTCTTGCCGCTCTCGCGCACGCGCGTGATAGAGCGGCCGTGATATACTGCCGAGGAGGACGAGGTTGGTTCAGCCGATGGACATACGCATGGCGCGCCTGGAGGGCGCGTACGAGCAGACAGCCGATAGACTAAACTCCATGGACGGGCGACTAAACTCCATGGGCGAGCGCTTGAACTCGATGGACGGGCGCCTGGATTCGATGGACGGGCGACTGGATTCCATCGATGCGCGGCTCGACGGCTTGGATCAGAAGATCGACGCGCGATACGAGGCGCTCGATCGCAAGATCGATACGCGGTACGATGCTCTTGACCGCAAGTACGACGCACTCGACCGTAAGATCGACACGCGATGCGGCGCGCTCGACCGCAAGCTCGATTCGAAGTTCAATATCCTCACGGGACTGATGGCAAGCTCTTGGGTCACGATCATTCTGGCGGTGCTCGTTCATCGGTAGCTCTGCGACAGTCTTGCCGCTGTCGCGCACGCGCGTGATAGAGCGGCTGTGATATACTGCCGAGGAGGACGAGGTTGGTTCAGCCGATGGACATACGCATGGCGCGCCTGGAGGGCGCGTACGAGCAGACAGCCGATAGACTAAACTCCATGGACGGGCGACTAAACTCCATGGACGGGCGTCTGAACTCCATGGACGGGCGTCTGGATTCGATGGACGGGCGACTGGATTCGATGGACGCGCGCTTGAACTCCATGGACGGGCGACTGAACTCCATGGACGGACGCCTTGACGGTTTGGATCGAAAGATCGACCTACGCAGCGATGCGCTCGACCGCAAGATCGATTCGAAGTTCAATATCCTCGCGGGACTGACGGCAAGCTCTTGGGTCACGATCATCCTCGCGGTACTCTTCCACCACTGAGCGATCTTGCCGCGGTTGCCCACGCGCGTGCTAGAATGGCGTGCAATGTTTGCGGCGGAGGTCCTCTCGGAGATCCAGGAGCCGGAGCTCATCGATGGCGTTCGGGTGCGCAAGGTGAGCCCGAAACTGCGGCACGCAACCGTCCAACTGACGCTTGGCATGATTCTGCGCCGGTGTGCGCAGGGACGCGGAAAGGTTGCGACAGAGTGGCGGTGTCTTCTCGAGTCGGGGCGCTCGGAACTCGTACCCGACGTCTCGTTCGTCTCGAACGAACGCCTGGCGCCGCTGTCGACCGAAGAACGCGAAATGCCGCCATTCGCGCCCGACGTCGCTGTCGAGGTGCGCTCGCCGAAAGACAAGCACTCCGTGCTCAGCCGAAAGAGCGCGGTCTATCGCTCGCACGGATGCCTTCTCGTGCTCGATGTGGATCCGCAGACAAGAACGATACGCGCGCTCGAGGGCGATAGCGAACGCGCATTCAGTGAGAGCGAGCGCTTCGCGAGTGCCGCGCTGCCCTGGCTCGTATTCGAAGTCCGCGCGGCTTTCGAAGGCCTCGACGAATCCGCCTAAGGGGCAGGCGGGAACTCGTCGAGCGTCTTCGCTTCGGTCCCGTCGAACGTGAATGTTTGCTCGCATCCGGTGCGCTGGTCCGTGGTGCCGATTAGGTCAAACGTAGGAATAAAAAAGGAGCCGCGGCGTATCACGCGGCCCCTTTAGCGCTGTGCTAGGAAAGATTTAGAGCGGGATGCGCAGGCGCTCGCCCGGCTGGAGGGGAGCCGTCCCGAGGTGGTTGACCGCGTTGATCCGATCGATCGTCGACTCGATGCTGCCGTCGGCCGCCGTGTGGGCTGCTGCGATAGACCAGAGGGTGTCGCCGGAGCGAACCGTGACGAAGGTCGAGCGCTGGGGCGTGGCCGCGTAGAGCCGGACACTCGAGAGCGCCGGGAGCGTCACCGACAGGCTCAGCGCTGCCAGCGCTATTGCCGGGACCAAGCTCACCCGTTTGCGCGTCCGCATCTCCAAAGGCTCCTTTCCGCTATCTTGGGCCGAACTTCCGTTCGCACCCAAACGTACCCATATGTCGGGCCAAACGCCTGTTCGTCCACTACATTCTAGCATGCCCTCTCCGGCAGCTGTCAAGCTGGCTGGCGTTGGACGCACCCGTGTTCGCGCGAACGTACGTTTGCAACGACGGGCCTGCTTGTGCTATCGTAGGGGCCATGACCGAGAAACCGGCCATGGAGAAGCCTGCGACGGAGCGGCAGCAGCACATCCTGGACGTCATCCGGCGCTTCACGGTGGAACACGGCTACCCGCCCTCAGTACGCGAGATCGGCGAGCGCGTCGGCCTCTCGTCCTCCTCCACGATTCACGCCCACCTCAAGGCGCTCGAGAAGCGCGGGCTCATCTCGCGCGACCCGACCAAGCCCCGAGCCCTGCGCTCGAGCCCCGGCTCTTCGGCCTTGGCCGAAGCGATCGTCATGCCGATCGTCGGCAAGGTGGCCGCGGGCGTTCCGATCACCGCCCAGGAGAACCTCGAGGGCGAGTTCGTGCTCTCGGGCGATTTCGTGCCCCGCGGCTCGGAGTCGTTCATGCTGCGCGTGCAGGGCGACTCGATGATCGAGGCCGCGATCTTGGACGGCGATCTCATCATGGTGCGGCCGCAGAAGACCGCCCGTAACGGCGAGATCGTCGTCGCAATGCTCGAGGGAGAAGCGACCGTCAAGCGCTTTTTCAAGGAGAGCGGCCGCGTGCGGCTGCAGCCGGAGAATCGCGCGATGGAGCCAATCTACGCGAGCGATGTCGAGATCGTCGGTCGCGTGGAAGCCGTGGTTCGGCGCCTCTAGCCTAGGGCCGGCGCTCGAGCGCGTTGCACAAGCGCCGTTTCTCCTCGCCGTGCGCGACGGGTTTACGTGGGGCTTCGGCGCGCTGATCGTCGCGTGCGCGGTGCTGTTCTTCTTCGTCGGCCTTCCGGCAGCGTTTCTGCCGGCCTTCGGCGTCATGTCCTGCGCGCTCGCGCTCTCTACCCCGTTCGCCCTCGCGCGGCGCGCGCACTATCACCCTGCGGTCGTGGTACTCGCGTCCGCTGCTGCCTTCGCGCTCATCGCGCCGCGGCCGTTCGGGCCGGATCTGCTCACCTATCTGCGCCTGCTCGGCACGACCGGCATCTTTCTCGCGCTGCTCGCAACCGCGGTCGTCGGCGCCGGCATCGCGCTCTCGCGCCGCTCGCTCGGCGCGGCGATCGCCCTCGCGCTGCTGGCGGCCGTCGTCTTCGGCGCGCACGTCGACGTCTCGCACGCTATCGCGCTTGCACTGCAGCCGAT
This region includes:
- a CDS encoding carboxypeptidase regulatory-like domain-containing protein — its product is MAFLFQGTWALAGVTGGLAGVVNDDTGAPVAGATVTASSPSQTATTTTDATGHFVFLVLQPDTYTLSVNKDGYQSVSIAGTTVLADQTQQVTVITPRAIHVIATERTTASNLVKPGVGGDIYNVTPAQQQASAALGGGGNLNSAYSAIASVPGLYVPTGGAGWNQMVVVRGELPWTTGFEYDGVPVNRAFDQYNSSTESSLGLQELQIYTGGGPVSVSSNGISGFINQVIKTGTYPGFASINAGIATEAFYHQAQFEAGGATPDRNFSYYVGISGYNQAFRNVDQQNGGTLATPGSVYDSYAGMFAFLNTPSGQGVIGLCNPNQGFFSGNAVPATSHAFDCFSHAGPFDGGTFLTDRENVVNLHLGVPRRDGQKDDFQILWSDSAMQTFFNNSPIDNGPGVAQYTLNNTGNVYAAGVNYPAYSDATTYNLPFGSQVNAGTGGVGTPYQYYYQPNSPENRAFMAPLMPNHQDLYHNDVGIGKLQWTHPFSDSAYMRIYAYTMFTDWNEDGQNSAYGYDFGTGSVVSPDYDLITHTGGASITLADQINDANLIQFTANYVTATTSRWNNTGFIPATYADAFTFTNASCPGGAGNFRAPGYGPNPACSNAKSSPIGLVSQSGGTYTCWTTGMTPTPCYNATIGNAYGNATTGEPAISGAALAAGAKYITLWQGNASASWNQVEPAFYNVNLSDQWRPNDKWLFQVAGRYDNYNYILPNTSNPQNAFYAQILARYACVNPATNHPKLTPLGPGAFPPPSPVLTAGSCGPGYVHPDGIGSDPLFTDASPSHYDISYWSARGSATYQSDPNTVWRFSAGRYTEPPLTAAVQYYNSSGNNLGQWANFLGFGFLSPFHPLPGETSAQYDLSLEHHFANTNWSFKLTPFYSYSSNWEQQSFIGAGYVTQVPVGVYRSYGVEFALQAGDFAQQGLSGMLTFTYTNAAVRYQPLLGQDQAQQYNSAIGAFNCYTGAYYAANTAFCNKNYPNLQTAGGAAPCYTAGFASACTGAASNTILNPYYTMSAQPYIDPNGWYQASQLAQPLYFGSANGVYATSYSSPYVANLILNWRMGKLAITPSLQYQAGVYYGSPMDAQGIDPLSCPVNQSPAGTNTATTNSPYSCDYTTAGIAGISPWGYLYVPNPQTGKFAGIGAYQEPSIVVGNIQATYDLSPKIRLTLTAASLWHTCFGGTHEPWTTAAPAGVHTCGYFPNGNYVGGVPGEGWYVGDSPNAATNGVTPLPWELQSYAPNATNNVGSSGYLPFNLYIQAQIHL
- a CDS encoding Uma2 family endonuclease, coding for MFAAEVLSEIQEPELIDGVRVRKVSPKLRHATVQLTLGMILRRCAQGRGKVATEWRCLLESGRSELVPDVSFVSNERLAPLSTEEREMPPFAPDVAVEVRSPKDKHSVLSRKSAVYRSHGCLLVLDVDPQTRTIRALEGDSERAFSESERFASAALPWLVFEVRAAFEGLDESA
- the lexA gene encoding transcriptional repressor LexA, with translation MEKPATERQQHILDVIRRFTVEHGYPPSVREIGERVGLSSSSTIHAHLKALEKRGLISRDPTKPRALRSSPGSSALAEAIVMPIVGKVAAGVPITAQENLEGEFVLSGDFVPRGSESFMLRVQGDSMIEAAILDGDLIMVRPQKTARNGEIVVAMLEGEATVKRFFKESGRVRLQPENRAMEPIYASDVEIVGRVEAVVRRL
- a CDS encoding LysM peptidoglycan-binding domain-containing protein, encoding MRTRKRVSLVPAIALAALSLSVTLPALSSVRLYAATPQRSTFVTVRSGDTLWSIAAAHTAADGSIESTIDRINAVNHLGTAPLQPGERLRIPL